A window of the Tiliqua scincoides isolate rTilSci1 chromosome 5, rTilSci1.hap2, whole genome shotgun sequence genome harbors these coding sequences:
- the LOC136653569 gene encoding olfactory receptor 6X1-like has translation MLQINQTTITEFILQGFPGSGELQKYIFVPVLLMYILTVAGNILIVFIIIWDSHLHNPMYFFLGNFSFLEIFYVTTLSPKMLANFLAERRVICFYCCIAQAFFHFLLGATEFFLLAAMSFDRYTAICNPLHYGFIMNRRLCLQMATGSWLGGFFTVIVQTILICQLPFCGPNLINHFYCDVTPMLTLVCADTHLLEQIVLVGSALLLFSSFSFTAVSYIFIISTILRIPSSSGRQKAFSTCAAHLTVVSIQYGTVMFMYVKPKANSSLEVNKVVSVLNTVITPLLNPFIYTLRNKDVKEALRRITSIKKLFY, from the coding sequence ATGCTCCAGATAAATCAGACTACCATCACTGAGTTTATTCTCCAAGGGTTCCCAGGGTCTGGAGAGCTCCAGAAGTATATCTTTGTGCCTGTTTTGCTTATGTACATCCTCACTGTTGCTGGAAACATCCTGATTGTCTTCATTATCATCTGGGATAGCCATCTTCACaaccccatgtacttcttcctggggaactTCTCCTTCCTTGAGATCTTTTACGTCACCACCTTATCGCCCAAGATGTTGGCCAACTTTCTGGCAGAGAGGAGAGTCATTTGCTTCTACTGTTGCATCGCGCAAGCCTTTTTCCATTTCTTACTGGGGGCCACGGAGTTCTTCCTTCTGGCGGCCATGTCCTTTGATCGCTACACGGCCATCTGCAACCCCTTGCATTATGGCTTCATCATGAACCGTAGGCTTTGCCTCCAGATGGCCACGGGATCATGGCTTGGTGGATTTTTCACCGTCATTGTTCAGACCATCCTGATTTGCCAACTCCCCTTTTGTGGTCCCAATCTGATTAACCATTTCTACTGTGATGTAACCCCAATGCTAACCTTGGTTTGCGCTGACACACATCTGCTTGAGCAGATTGTGCTAGTGGGATCTGCCTTACTCCTGTTCAGCTCCTTCTCCTTCACTGCAGTATCCTATATCTTCATCATATCCACCATCTTACGCATCCCTTCCTCTTCTGGACGGCAGAAGGCTTTTTCGACCTGTGCTGCTCACCTTACAGTTGTTTCCATACAGTACGGGACAGTCATGTTCATGTACGTGAAGCCCAAAGCTAACTCTTCCCTGGAGGTCAACAAGGTGGTttctgtgctgaatacagtgatAACTCCTCTTCTGAACCCATTCATTTACACTCTGAGGAACAAAGATGTCAAAGAAGCTTTGAGGAGAATCACAAgtattaaaaaattgttttactgA
- the LOC136653570 gene encoding olfactory receptor 6X1-like gives MENHTVVAEFILLGFPSIQKVRVLVFVGVLVIYILTVTGNVVIVATVVCDATLHKPMYFFLGNLSFLGIIYVSSTIPKLLVNLLAVKKSISLAGCKAQAFSHFFLGATEFFLLTAMAYDRYMAICHPLHYHTIMSNKVCIQLACGSWFGGLMTVLIQTILVFRLPFCGPNIINHFYCDVGPLLKLACTDTRPIEWMVFIVATVVVFSNSLLTVVSYIFIISTVMRIPSASGRQKAFSTCIAHLVVVVMLYGAIIFIYVRPTGHASLNMNKVVSLLNTLVTPLLNPFIYTLRNKEVKDALKKAFTRNKIFEDNKW, from the coding sequence ATGGAAAATCACACAGTTGTGGCTGAATTCATTTTGCTGGGGTTCCCTAGCATCCAAAAGGTGAGAGTTCTCGTGTTTGTGGGTGTCTTGGTGATCTACATCTTGACCGTCACTGGGAATGTTGTCATTGTGGCCACTGTGGTTTGTGATGCGACTCTCCACAAGCCAATGTATTTCTTTCTGGGCAACCTCTCATTCTTAGGCATAATCTATGTTTCTTCTACGATCCCCAAACTTCTGGTCAATTTGCTCGCGGTCAAGAAATCAATCAGCCTAGCTGGTTGCAAAGCTCAAGCTTTCTCCCACTTTTTCCTCGGAGCCACTGAATTTTTCCTTCTCACTGCCATGGCTTACGACCGCTACATGGCAATTTGCCACCCTCTCCATTACCACACCATCATGAGCAACAAGGTCTGCATTCAGCTGGCTTGTGGTTCATGGTTTGGTGGCCTGATGACCGTCTTGATACAGACTATTTTGGTTTTCCGGTTACCGTTTTGCGGGCCTAACATCATCAACCACTTCTACTGTGACGTCGGACCGCTCCTAAAGCTGGCTTGCACTGACACTCGCCCCATTGAGTGGATGGTCTTCATCGTTGCCACTGTTGTGGTGTTCAGCAATTCTCTTCTGACGGTGGTTTCCTACATCTTCATCATCTCCACCGTCATGAGAATCCCATCCGCTTCTGGGAGGCAGAAAGCTTTTTCTACCTGTATTGCTCACTTAGTGGTTGTCGTCATGCTTTATGGGGCCATCATCTTTATATATGTCAGGCCAACAGGTCATGCATCACTGAATATGAACAAAGTAGTGTCTCTTCTGAACACGTTGGTCACTCCGCTGCTGAACCCTTTTATATACACACTAAGAAACAAGGAAGTGAAGGATGCCCTGAAAAAGGCATTCACCAGGAATAAAATATTTGAGGACAACAAATGGTAA
- the LOC136653571 gene encoding olfactory receptor 6X1-like yields the protein MEVGNTSAVTEFILLGFPSLHHAWSLCFSVVLLMYSLSVLGNGFILLIVFVDPKLQTPMYGFLCNLAFLEICYTSTAVSTLLQTFVTTRTTICFHCCMAQILFIFSFGAVELLLLTVMSFDRYIAICHPLRYPVIMTKTLCIRLAIGSWLGGFVEILIQAVILWTLPFCDSNVIDHYFCDIGPVLSLACSDTRHLELIGLLSAVSIVLITLLLIVVSYLFIISSVLRIPSASGRQKAFSTCTSHLTVVSITYGAIMFMYIRPNVHSSFHFGKAVAVLNTVVAPMLNPFIYTLRNVEVKQAFRRAVYTKGSHFKELLSGRNAS from the coding sequence ATGGAAGTGGGGAATACTTCTGCAGTTACAGAATTTATCCTTCTGGGCTTCCCTTCTCTTCACCATGCGTGGAGCCTCTGCTTCTCGGTGGTTCTCTTGATGTACAGTCTGAGCGTACTTGGGAATGGGTTCATCCTCCTCATCGTCTTTGTGGATCCCAAACTCCAAACACCCATGTATGGCTTCTTGTGCAACTTGGCCTTTCTGGAGATCTGCTATACCTCCACTGCGGTCTCCACATTGCTGCAGACTTTTGTCACTACAAGGACCACCATTTGCTTCCATTGTTGCATGGCTCAGATtcttttcatcttttcttttgGTGCCGttgagctcctcctcctcaccgTGATGTCCTTTGACCGCTACATTGCGATATGCCATCCACTGCGCTATCCAGTCATCATGACCAAAACTCTCTGCATAAGGTTGGCCATCGGATCCTGGTTGGGAGGATTTGTAGAGATACTCATCCAAGCTGTCATACTGTGGACTTTACCTTTCTGTGACTCCAACGTCATAGACCACTATTTCTGTGACATCGGGCCAGTCTTAAGCTTAGCCTGCTCGGACACTCGCCACCTTGAACTGATAGGGTTACTGTCAGCTGTCTCCATTGTGCTTATCACTCTTCTTCTGATTGTGGTGTCCTATCTCTTCATCATCTCTTCTGTCCTGCGCATTCCCTCTGCAAGTGGCCGCCAGAAAGCTTTCTCCACTTGCACCTCTCACCTGACTGTGGTCTCCATTACTTACGGGGCTATTATGTTTATGTACATCCGGCCAAACGTGCACTCCTCATTTCATTTCGGCAAGGCGGTCGCTGTCTTGAACACAGTCGTCGCCCCCATGCTGAACCCTTTCATATACACCCTCAGGAATGTGGAAGTGAAGCAGGCATTCAGGAGGGCCGTTTACACAAAAGGAAGTCACTTCAAAGAATTACTCAGTGGAAGAAATGCCAGTTGA
- the LOC136653572 gene encoding olfactory receptor 6X1-like has product MEVRNTSTVTEFILLGFPSLHHIRSLCFSVVLLMYSLSILGNGFILLIVFVDPKLQTPMYGFLCNLAILEICYTSTAVSTLLQTFVTARTTICFHCCMAQIFFIFSFGTIELLLLTVMSFDRYIAICHPLRYPVIMTKALCIQLATGAWLGGFVEVLFQGVMLWTLPFCDSNIIDHYFCDIGPVLSLSCSDTQHLELIGLLLAISIVLITLLLIVVSYIFIISSVLRIPSASGRKKAFSTCTSHLTVVSITYGAVMFMYMRPNVHSSFHFSKVVALLNTVVAPMLNPFIYTLRNVEVKQAFRRVV; this is encoded by the coding sequence ATGGAAGTGAGGAATACTTCCACAGTTACAGAATTTATCCTTCTGGGCTTCCCTTCTCTTCACCACATACGGAGCCTCTGCTTCTCAGTGGTTCTCTTGATGTACAGTCTGAGCATTCTGGGAAATGGGTTCATCCTCCTCATCGTCTTTGTGGATCCCAAGCTCCAAACACCCATGTATGGCTTCTTGTGCAACCTGGCCATTCTGGAGATCTGCTATACCTCCACTGCGGTCTCCACATTGCTGCAGACATTTGTCACTGCAAGGACCACCATTTGCTTCCATTGTTGCATGGCTCAGATATTCTTCATCTTTTCCTTTGGAACCAttgagctcctcctcctcaccgTGATGTCCTTTGACCGCTACATTGCGATATGCCATCCACTGCGCTATCCAGTTATCATGACCAAAGCTCTTTGCATCCAGTTGGCCACAGGAGCCTGGCTGGGAGGATTTGTAGAGGTACTATTTCAAGGTGTCATGCTATGGACTTTACCTTTCTGTGATTCTAACATTATAGACCATTATTTCTGTGATATCGGGCCAGTCTTAAGTTTATCCTGCTCAGACACTCAACACCTTGAACTGATAGGGCTGCTGTTGGCCATCTCCATTGTGCTTATCACTCTTCTTCTGATTGTGGTGTCCTACATCTTCATCATCTCTTCTGTCCTGCGCATTCCCTCTGCAAGTGGCCGCAAGAAAGCTTTCTCCACCTGCACCTCTCACCTGACTGTGGTCTCCATTACATATGGGGCTGTTATGTTTATGTACATGAGACCAAATGTGCACTCCTCATTTCATTTCAGCAAGGTGGTTGCCCTCTTGAACACAGTCGTCGCCCCTATGCTGAACCCTTTCATATACACCCTAAGGAACGTGGAAGTAAAGCAAGCATTCAGGAGGGTAGTTTAA
- the LOC136653573 gene encoding olfactory receptor 6X1-like, translating to MEVRNTSAVTEFVLLGFPSLYHVRSLCFSVVLLMYSLSMLGNGFILLLVFVDPRLQTPMYGFLCNLAFLEICYSSTVVPKLLQTFVSARTTISYRCCMAQSFFIFCLGMIELLLLTVMSFDRYIAICHPLRYPVIMTKALCFQLAIGSWLGGFLDLLFQGITVWTLPFCDSNVIDHYFCDIGPVLSLSCSDTHLLELVGLLLGSFLVLITLLLIVVSYIYIISTILRIPSASGRQKAFSTCTSHLTVVSITYGAIMVMYIRPNARSSFHFTKAVALLNTLIAPTLNPFIYTIRNAEVKQAFRRAVYTKGICFQEKLFSGSNASREAHT from the coding sequence ATGGAAGTGAGGAATACTTCGGCAGTTACAGAATTTGTCCTTCTGGGCTTCCCTTCTCTTTACCACGTACGGAGCCTCTGCTTCTCAGTGGTTCTCTTGATGTACAGTCTGAGCATGCTGGGGAATGGATTCATCCTCCTCCTCGTCTTTGTGGATCCCAGGCTCCAAACACCCATGTATGGCTTCTTGTGCAACTTGGCCTTTCTGGAGATCTGCTATTCCTCCACTGTGGTCCCCAAATTACTGCAGACATTTGTCAGTGCAAGGACCACCATTTCCTACCGTTGCTGCATGGCtcaatcttttttcatctttTGCCTTGGAATGATcgagctcctcctcctcaccgTGATGTCCTTTGACCGCTACATTGCGATATGCCATCCCCTTCGCTATCCAGTTATCATGACCAAAGCTCTCTGCTTCCAGTTGGCCATCGGATCCTGGCTAGGAGGATTTCTGGATTTACTTTTTCAAGGTATCACTGTATGGACTTTACCTTTCTGTGATTCCAATGTCATAGACCATTATTTCTGTGACATCGGGCCAGTCTTAAGTTTATCCTGCTCTGACACTCACCTCCTTGAACTGGTCGGGCTGCTGTTGGGCTCCTTCCTTGTGCTTATCACTCTTCTCCTGATTGTGGTGTCCTACATCTACATAATCTCGACAATCCTGCGCATTCCCTCTGCAAGTGGCCGCCAGAAAGCTTTCTCCACTTGCACCTCTCACCTGACTGTGGTCTCCATTACCTACGGGGCAATTATGGTTATGTACATCCGGCCAAATGCGCGCTCCTCATTTCATTTCACCAAAGCGGTTGCCCTCTTGAACACACTCATCGCCCCCACGCTGAACCCTTTCATATACACCATCAGGAATGCGGAAGTGAAGCAGGCCTTCAGGAGGGCTGTTTACACAAAGGGAATTTGCTTCCAAGAAAAATTATTCAGTGGCAGcaatgccagcagagaggcccaTACATAG